The following are encoded in a window of Syngnathoides biaculeatus isolate LvHL_M chromosome 3, ASM1980259v1, whole genome shotgun sequence genomic DNA:
- the LOC133498216 gene encoding cytochrome c oxidase subunit 5A, mitochondrial-like yields the protein MLHTVFRLSATGARTLATRFRPGPTASRCYSHAKVESDEEFDARWVTYFNKPDIDAWELKKGMNTLIGYDLVPEAKILDSALRACRRLNDLASAIRILEAVKDKAGPHREIYPYLIQELKPTLEELGISTPEELGIDKL from the exons ATGTTGCACACCGTGTTCCGGCTCTCGGCCACAGGCGCCCGGACCTTGGCAACCCGGTTCCGACCCGGCCCCACAG CTTCCAGATGTTATTCCCATGCCAAAGTGGAGTCGGATGAGGAGTTTGATGCCCGCTGGGTGACCTACTTCAACAAGCCTGACATCGATGCCTGGGAGCTGAAGaaag gaaTGAACACCTTGATTGGTTACGACCTGGTACCCGAGGCCAAGATCCTGGATTCGGCTCTTAGGGCGTGCCGGAGACTCAACGACTTGGCGAGCGCCATCCGTATCCTGGAGGCCGTCAAA GACAAAGCAGGCCCTCACAGAGAAATCTATCCATACTTGATCCAGGAACTGAAGCCTACACTAGAGGAACTTGGTATCTCCACGCCGGAGGAGCTCGGCATTGACAAGCTATAA